One Dictyoglomus turgidum DSM 6724 DNA window includes the following coding sequences:
- a CDS encoding AEC family transporter produces MFLTVFSKFLPVFLLFLLGNLFRIKSYVSENAVSELKKLVVNVFLPSLLFLSFSRTGIEPKHLIIVVIMFLVCTILLFIGRFFQKLLKVDSKYFYLLFTGFEAGMLGYSLFTVFYGTENVFKFAIIDLGQVTFVFFVLVGILLSIKEGRRSWNFKSMLYSFLKTPVIIAIFLGIIFQKTKLIDIFMKNILLSSILETIEMLSVMTVPFISLIIGYELKFQKENLSLSFKVVILRNVVLIVLGFLINYIVINKMLGLDNIFQRALITMFLLPPPFIIPLYIRDEDREDKVFISNTLALSTLFTMLIFLLMNILGGVTL; encoded by the coding sequence ATGTTTTTAACAGTATTTAGTAAGTTTTTGCCAGTATTTTTGCTTTTTCTTCTTGGAAATCTTTTTAGGATAAAAAGCTATGTGAGTGAGAATGCTGTATCGGAACTGAAAAAATTGGTAGTGAATGTTTTTCTTCCTTCCCTCTTGTTTTTATCCTTTTCTCGCACAGGAATTGAGCCCAAACATCTAATAATTGTTGTAATTATGTTTTTAGTTTGCACTATTTTGCTTTTTATTGGAAGGTTTTTTCAAAAGCTTTTAAAAGTTGACTCTAAGTATTTCTATCTTCTTTTTACAGGTTTTGAGGCTGGAATGTTGGGATATTCTTTATTTACTGTTTTTTACGGGACGGAAAATGTATTTAAGTTTGCCATTATTGATTTGGGACAAGTCACCTTTGTCTTCTTTGTTCTTGTAGGGATTCTTTTAAGTATAAAAGAGGGTAGAAGATCTTGGAATTTTAAGAGCATGCTTTACTCCTTCCTTAAGACTCCAGTAATAATTGCTATTTTTCTTGGAATAATATTTCAAAAAACAAAACTTATTGATATTTTTATGAAGAATATTCTTCTTTCTTCCATATTAGAAACTATTGAGATGCTTTCGGTAATGACTGTGCCATTTATATCTTTAATTATAGGGTACGAATTAAAGTTTCAAAAAGAAAATCTTTCTCTTTCCTTTAAAGTAGTTATTTTGAGAAACGTGGTTCTCATAGTTTTGGGGTTTTTAATCAATTACATTGTAATAAATAAAATGTTAGGTCTTGATAATATATTCCAAAGAGCTTTAATAACCATGTTTCTCCTTCCCCCTCCCTTTATTATTCCTCTATATATAAGGGATGAAGATAGAGAAGATAAAGTTTTTATTTCAAATACTCTTGCTTTGAGCACCCTTTTTACTATGTTAATTTTCCTTTTAATGAACATATTAGGAGGAGTAACGTTATGA
- a CDS encoding ABC transporter substrate-binding protein, which yields MRSNYPKLLISLLILIVLLGNTFSAPKYNEAPVLAQLVKEGKLPPIEERLPKNPVVLKPYEEIGKYGGTWRRAWLGAGDRWGIARISIAACNLLRFSSDGKKILPWLVDKYTVSKDGRIYTFHIREGIKWSDGQSFTSDDVIFWYEDIICNKDLTPNMPAQFVGSDGKSIAKFEKIDTYTFRIIFPEPKPLFIYDIPAQGWYIDNTHGSLSYYAPKHYLMQFHPKYTPIDKLEKMAKDAGFNKWYELFKFKDDWLQNPDLPITAPWKVVSKSPNEPVFVMERNPYYFVVDPEGNQLPYIDRIVHYLVSDAEMINMKAVAGEIDCQDRHMRVSNYSLFMENAQKGNYRVLKWASAVGADPAIYLNQNVKDPVKRQLFQDVRFRQALSLAINRDEINKILYMGLGTPMQAAIPKGAAYYDPYWEKAYAQYDPGRAKILLDAMGLKVGKDGFRLGPDGKPIELIVSFTTYPGNANMSIMELIKSYWEKIGIKTIIKQIDRSLYVTNCNSGDIEIGIWVMDRCSNFILSPGRILGTITDGPWAPLYARWYWTKGKEGEEPTGDIRKLYELWDQVNQTTDTVKRDALIRQIVALHRKNIWIIGTVGALPSLCIVKNNFRNVPEYLISDAPLFTPLNAFPEQFFIK from the coding sequence ATGAGGTCAAATTATCCTAAATTACTTATCAGTCTTTTGATCCTTATAGTTCTTCTTGGGAATACTTTTTCTGCACCGAAATATAACGAAGCACCAGTTCTTGCTCAACTTGTAAAAGAAGGCAAGCTTCCTCCTATAGAGGAAAGACTTCCTAAAAACCCTGTGGTTTTGAAGCCTTATGAAGAAATTGGTAAATATGGGGGGACTTGGAGGAGGGCTTGGCTTGGAGCCGGAGATAGATGGGGGATTGCAAGAATATCTATTGCTGCATGTAATCTTTTAAGGTTTAGCTCTGATGGTAAAAAGATTCTTCCATGGCTCGTAGATAAGTACACAGTTTCAAAGGATGGTAGAATATATACCTTCCATATACGTGAAGGGATTAAATGGTCCGATGGACAATCTTTTACTTCAGATGATGTAATATTCTGGTATGAAGATATTATTTGTAACAAAGATTTAACTCCTAATATGCCCGCTCAATTTGTGGGTTCTGATGGAAAGTCTATTGCAAAATTTGAGAAGATTGATACTTATACTTTTAGGATAATCTTTCCTGAACCTAAACCACTCTTTATTTATGATATACCTGCGCAGGGTTGGTATATAGATAATACTCACGGGTCTCTCTCATATTATGCTCCAAAGCATTATTTGATGCAATTCCATCCCAAGTATACCCCTATAGATAAGTTAGAGAAGATGGCAAAAGATGCAGGTTTTAATAAGTGGTATGAACTCTTTAAGTTCAAAGATGACTGGTTACAAAATCCTGACCTTCCCATAACTGCCCCATGGAAAGTTGTGAGCAAGAGTCCCAACGAACCTGTATTTGTAATGGAAAGAAACCCATACTACTTTGTAGTGGATCCTGAGGGAAATCAACTTCCATATATTGACAGGATAGTCCACTATTTAGTAAGTGATGCAGAAATGATCAATATGAAGGCAGTGGCGGGAGAAATTGATTGTCAAGATAGACATATGAGGGTTTCTAATTATTCTCTATTTATGGAAAATGCTCAAAAAGGAAATTACAGAGTTTTAAAGTGGGCATCCGCAGTTGGGGCTGATCCTGCCATATATCTCAACCAAAATGTAAAAGATCCTGTTAAGAGACAACTTTTCCAGGATGTAAGGTTTAGACAAGCATTATCTCTTGCCATAAATAGAGATGAAATAAACAAGATACTGTATATGGGACTTGGAACTCCAATGCAAGCTGCAATACCCAAAGGTGCTGCTTATTATGATCCATACTGGGAGAAGGCATATGCTCAATATGATCCAGGAAGAGCGAAGATATTACTTGATGCTATGGGACTCAAAGTAGGAAAAGATGGGTTTAGGCTTGGACCTGATGGCAAACCTATCGAGCTAATTGTCAGTTTTACTACCTATCCTGGAAATGCTAATATGAGTATTATGGAGCTTATCAAAAGTTATTGGGAGAAAATAGGAATTAAGACCATAATTAAGCAAATAGATAGAAGTTTGTACGTAACTAACTGTAATTCGGGAGATATTGAGATTGGTATATGGGTAATGGACAGATGCTCTAACTTTATCTTAAGCCCTGGAAGAATTTTAGGAACCATAACCGATGGTCCATGGGCTCCTCTTTATGCAAGATGGTACTGGACAAAAGGTAAAGAAGGAGAGGAACCTACAGGAGATATAAGAAAACTTTATGAGTTATGGGATCAAGTCAATCAAACTACCGATACAGTAAAAAGAGATGCACTTATTAGACAAATTGTTGCTCTTCATAGAAAGAATATATGGATTATAGGTACTGTGGGTGCTCTACCGTCCCTTTGTATAGTAAAGAATAATTTCAGAAATGTCCCTGAATATCTAATAAGTGATGCGCCACTTTTCACTCCTTTGAATGCATTCCCAGAACAATTCTTTATAAAGTAA
- a CDS encoding PLDc N-terminal domain-containing protein, with the protein MEALRQNFPLLLPLFVVQLIFQITAIVDIFKRSKEEIRWENKIIWLIIILVFGFLGPVIYFIFGRK; encoded by the coding sequence ATGGAAGCATTGAGACAGAATTTTCCGTTGCTTTTGCCTCTTTTTGTTGTTCAATTAATTTTTCAAATAACAGCTATCGTTGATATTTTTAAAAGAAGTAAAGAAGAAATCAGATGGGAAAACAAAATAATATGGCTTATAATTATTCTTGTCTTTGGGTTTTTAGGGCCTGTTATTTATTTTATTTTTGGAAGAAAGTAG
- a CDS encoding ABC transporter ATP-binding protein, with translation MNVIETHNLYKYYGIKKVLDDLNLEVPEGVIFGYLGPNGAGKTTTIRILLNLAKPTKGSVLVLGENISKSRKYLRRIGYLPDVPNFYNYFTAKEYLEVLSEIIGVDKKRVEEVLEIVGLKNEKKRIGAFSRGMKQRLGIAQALLPDPKLLILDEPTSSLDPQGRKEILDLILSLRGEKTVFFSTHILSDVERVCDRVGILREGRLLLNDTLDNIKKKLSRRIVKLKVDDPLRMMERVKKEDFVEEVLIKNQNSLIIKVKDLQRAGKKIPEIIVQENLSIMHFEVSEPTLEDIFFEVIS, from the coding sequence ATGAATGTAATAGAGACGCATAATCTGTACAAATATTATGGAATTAAAAAGGTGTTAGATGATTTAAACTTAGAGGTCCCTGAGGGAGTTATTTTTGGTTATTTGGGGCCTAATGGAGCGGGAAAGACAACTACCATAAGGATTCTTTTAAATCTTGCAAAACCTACAAAAGGCAGTGTTTTGGTTTTAGGAGAAAATATATCAAAAAGTAGAAAATATTTAAGAAGGATAGGTTATCTTCCTGACGTACCCAATTTTTATAACTATTTTACTGCTAAGGAATATTTAGAAGTTCTATCTGAAATAATAGGCGTGGATAAAAAAAGAGTAGAAGAAGTTCTGGAGATAGTTGGTCTTAAGAATGAAAAGAAAAGAATTGGGGCTTTTTCAAGAGGTATGAAACAGAGGCTTGGAATTGCTCAAGCTTTGCTTCCAGATCCAAAGCTTCTTATTTTGGATGAACCAACTTCGTCCTTAGATCCTCAAGGAAGAAAAGAGATCCTGGATTTGATTTTGTCTTTGAGAGGAGAAAAGACAGTGTTTTTCTCAACCCATATTCTTTCTGATGTAGAGAGAGTATGTGATAGGGTTGGGATTTTGAGAGAAGGGAGACTTTTGTTAAATGATACCTTAGATAATATTAAGAAAAAACTTTCTAGAAGAATTGTGAAATTAAAAGTTGATGATCCCTTAAGAATGATGGAAAGAGTAAAGAAAGAGGATTTTGTGGAGGAAGTTTTGATTAAAAATCAGAATTCTTTAATAATAAAGGTGAAAGATCTTCAAAGGGCGGGAAAGAAGATTCCTGAAATTATTGTGCAAGAGAATTTATCTATTATGCATTTTGAAGTTTCAGAGCCAACTCTTGAGGATATATTTTTTGAGGTGATCTCATGA
- a CDS encoding ABC transporter permease subunit, whose product MILKLMKKEWKELVKTGKIYVLLFVFLFFSIGSPVIAKFTPDIIKSLASGSEMQGIIIHLPPPTWKDALLQFFKNLNQIVFIVIVIVFIGSISEEKNRGTASILLSFGVERKKWLLSKFLFQLFVTFIFVLFSYILCAYYTYFLFKEISIYSSLFATLLYLIYVFFVLSLLIFSSSLGKNTIQSAGIFFAIFIIFNLISIFPNLNEYNPMSLSSFENQWILKGVLWKDAIKNIIFTLIYSFILLFLSIIHFENEEL is encoded by the coding sequence ATGATCCTGAAATTAATGAAAAAAGAATGGAAAGAACTTGTTAAAACTGGTAAAATATATGTGCTTCTTTTTGTTTTTCTTTTCTTCTCCATAGGAAGTCCTGTGATTGCAAAGTTTACTCCCGATATAATAAAAAGTCTTGCATCAGGCTCAGAGATGCAAGGAATTATTATTCACCTTCCACCTCCTACTTGGAAGGATGCTTTATTGCAATTTTTTAAAAATCTAAATCAAATAGTCTTTATCGTGATTGTAATAGTTTTTATAGGGAGTATTTCGGAAGAGAAAAACAGGGGAACAGCAAGCATATTACTCTCTTTTGGGGTTGAAAGAAAAAAATGGCTACTTTCAAAGTTTTTGTTTCAACTTTTTGTAACTTTTATTTTTGTTCTATTCTCCTATATCCTTTGTGCCTATTATACTTATTTTCTTTTTAAAGAGATTTCTATATATAGTTCCCTTTTTGCAACTCTTCTTTATTTAATATATGTTTTCTTTGTTCTATCTTTATTAATTTTTTCTAGTTCTCTTGGAAAAAATACTATTCAATCTGCAGGAATATTCTTTGCTATTTTTATAATTTTTAACCTTATTTCCATTTTTCCTAATTTAAATGAGTATAATCCTATGAGCCTTTCCTCTTTTGAAAATCAATGGATCCTAAAGGGAGTATTATGGAAAGATGCTATTAAAAATATAATCTTTACCCTTATTTATTCTTTTATTTTACTCTTTTTAAGTATTATTCATTTTGAGAATGAGGAGTTATAA
- a CDS encoding glycosyltransferase family 4 protein, with product MIVGLFNDSFPPIMDGVAIAVKNYAYYINKKYGKAYVITPSFPGYKDKEEYEVIRYFSIPVILRPPYRFGVPFLDIKVVKKIESIPFDIIHVHSPFSSGILGLYIARKKKIPIVASFHTKYYDDFKEATKSDFLAKIGVKIIVEFYHRVDEVWTVNSATAKTLKEYGFKKDIKIVPNGTDFFPLENLGDYKNKINRIHNLSEEDTVILFVGQMVRQKNVELLLRSLSILKEDNVNFKAIFVGTGKDEDYFKRLAEELKIKDKVIFTGKIFDRELLKAYYARANLLAFPSLYDTSALVIKEASAMGCPSLLIKGSTVAEGEGVIDGFNGFLSENDHITYARKMKEILSQKEFLKKVGENARKTLYKHWEEIVDEVVGNYRELIEKYKKEY from the coding sequence ATGATTGTGGGACTTTTTAATGACTCCTTTCCTCCTATAATGGATGGTGTAGCTATTGCAGTGAAAAATTACGCTTATTATATAAACAAAAAATATGGAAAAGCCTATGTTATAACTCCCTCTTTCCCAGGATATAAAGATAAGGAAGAATACGAAGTAATAAGGTATTTTTCTATTCCAGTTATTTTAAGGCCTCCCTATAGGTTCGGTGTACCTTTTTTAGACATTAAAGTAGTGAAAAAAATAGAGAGTATTCCCTTTGATATTATTCATGTGCATTCACCCTTTTCTTCAGGCATTTTAGGACTTTATATCGCAAGGAAGAAGAAAATTCCAATTGTGGCTTCTTTTCATACGAAATATTATGATGATTTTAAGGAGGCCACAAAGTCAGATTTCCTGGCAAAAATTGGGGTGAAGATAATAGTGGAATTTTATCATAGGGTTGATGAGGTCTGGACTGTAAATTCTGCAACTGCAAAAACTTTAAAAGAGTATGGGTTTAAGAAGGATATAAAGATAGTTCCCAATGGCACGGACTTTTTTCCTCTTGAGAATTTGGGAGATTACAAGAATAAGATAAATAGGATTCATAATTTATCAGAAGAGGATACAGTTATTCTCTTTGTAGGACAAATGGTAAGGCAAAAAAATGTAGAACTACTTTTGAGATCCTTAAGTATTTTGAAAGAAGATAATGTTAATTTTAAAGCCATATTTGTTGGAACGGGGAAAGATGAGGACTATTTTAAAAGGCTTGCCGAAGAGCTAAAAATAAAGGACAAAGTCATTTTTACAGGAAAGATTTTTGATAGGGAACTTTTAAAGGCGTACTATGCAAGAGCTAATCTTTTGGCTTTTCCTTCCTTATATGATACCTCTGCTCTTGTGATAAAAGAGGCTTCTGCTATGGGATGTCCATCTCTCCTTATAAAAGGATCGACAGTAGCAGAAGGTGAAGGAGTAATAGATGGTTTTAATGGCTTTCTTTCAGAAAATGATCATATCACCTATGCAAGAAAGATGAAAGAGATATTATCTCAAAAGGAGTTTTTAAAAAAAGTTGGGGAGAATGCAAGAAAAACTCTTTATAAGCATTGGGAAGAAATAGTAGATGAAGTAGTTGGAAATTACAGAGAATTGATAGAAAAGTATAAAAAGGAATACTAA